Sequence from the Lysobacter capsici genome:
TGTTCGATCTGCACGCCGGCCGCGGCGGGCAGGAAACCGACGATATCGCGCAGGCGCTGCATCTGCTCGGCGCGCTCGCGCCGGCGCGGCTCGGCGATGCGCTGACCGGGCTGGTGTCGCTGGCGCGCGAACGGCTGACCCAGGAGCGCGCGTTCGTAAGCGGGCTCGACGCCCTGGTCGCCGCGCTCGACGATGCCGACTTCGTACTCGCTCTGCCGGCGATGCGCGGCGCGTTCGCCTGGTTGCCGCCGCGCGAACGCGGCGAGCTCGCGCATAGCGTGCTGCGTCTGCACGGCGCCGATCATCTGTCGCAGCGCGCGCTGACCGCCACGATCGCCGCCGATCCGGCCCAGGTCGCCGCGGCCGCGCGGATCGAAGCGCAGGTGCTGCAACGTCTGCGCGACTGGGGCCTGGACGCGGTCGCCGACGAGGAACCCGCGCGATGAGCCTGGACTTGCCCGATCCGCTGCAACGTTGGCGCCTGCTGCTGGGCGAGGCCGCCGACCCGAGCCTGGGCGCGCCGCAGGGCGAACTCGCCGCCGCCGATGCCGCATTGGAGTGGCTGTACGGCCGCGATCCCGAGCGCGGCGAACGCGGCGAGCGCGGTGGTTTGGGCCCGTCGGCGCTGAGCGTGCCGGACTGGATCAACACCGTGCACTCGCTGTTTCCGCAGGAGGTGATCGAACGCCTGGAGCGCGACGCGGTCGAGCGCTACGGCATCGACGAGATCGTCACCAGCCTGGACGTGCTCGAACGCATCGAGCCGTCCGAATCGCTGCTGCGCGCGGTCCTGCACACCAAGCATCTGATGAACCCGCAGGTGCTGGCGGCGGCGCGCAAGCTGGTCGCCGAAGTGGTGCGGCGGATCATGGAGAAATTGCAGACCCAGGTGCGGCAATCGTTTTCCGGCACTCGCGATCGCCGTCGCCGCTCCTCGCAGCGGATCGCGCGCAATTTCGATTTCCGCCGTACCGTGCGCGAAAACCTGCACCGCTGGGACCCGCAACGCCGCCGCCTGTTCCTCGACAAACCGGTGTTCGTCAGCCGCAGCCGTCGCCACAGCGAACGCTGGGACATCGTGCTGCTGATCGACCAGAGCGGTTCGATGGTCGATTCGGTGATCCACTCGGCGGTGATGGCCGCCTGCCTGTGGAACCTGCCGGGCATGAGCACGCGCCTGGTCGCCTTCGACACCGCGGTGGTCGATCTGACCGCGGACGTGGCCGATCCGGTCGAACTGCTGATGAAGGTGCAGCTCGGCGGCGGCACCGATATCGCCAAGGCGGTGGCGTATGCGCAGTCGCGGATTTCCAATCCGGCAAGGTCGATCGTGGTGCTCGTGAGCGATTTCTTCGAAGGCGGCAGCGAGTACGAACTGGTGCGCCGGGTCAAGGCGCTGGTCGAGTCCGGAGTCAAGGTGCTCGGCCTGGCCGCGCTCGATCCGCAGGCGCGGCCCGCGTTCGATCGCGACATGGCCGCGCGTCTGGTCGCCGCCGGCGCCCACGTCGGCGCGATGACGCCGGGCGAGTTGGCGGCATGGCTGGCCGAGAAGGTGCGCGCATGAGTCCGCGCCGTCCCGACCTGCTCGAACTGTCTGTCGATGCGCTGATCGCGCTGGCCAACGCCGGGTTCGTCAAGCGCGCGCTGAAGGAACTCGACGAGGGGCGGATGCCTCGGATCGAGGAACTCGACGACGGCGCGGTGCGCGCGCTCTACGACGACGGCCAGCACGCGACGTTGGCGGCGGGCCGGTCCTTGCGCGAGGCGGTGTGCAGTTGTCCGGCCAGCGGGCTGTGCCGGCATCGGGTGACGTTGGTGTTGGCGTATCAGCGTTGGGTGCGCGATGCGGTGGGTGAGGGGGCGGACGAAGCGCCGGTGTCCGACGCGAACGATGCGGTTGCCGATCCGTCGGGCGATAGCGCGTCCGCCGCCGAGATCGCGCCGCAGCGCTGGACCCCAACCGAATTCGACGATGCCGCGATCGCCGCTGCGTTCCCCGCCGCGACCGTGGACCTCGCGACGCGGCTCGCCGCCGCGCGACCGGTGATCGCATTGCAGGCCGGGCTCGGCGATAACGCGCCCAACGCGCGCCTGCCGATGTGCTCGGTGCGGTTCTTTTCGCGCAGCAGCCTGCTGCACGCGCGCTGCGATTGCCGCCAGGGCAGCGGTTGCGAACACGTGGTGCTGGCGGTGTGGGCGTTCCGGCAATGGCGGGCGAGTCGGGACGAGGGCGCCGAGGCGACCCTCGAACTGCAACCGCGGCAGCACGGCGAACGCGGCGACGCCGTCGGTTTCGACGCGCAGGCGCAAGCGCTGCGCGACGAACTCGGCCGGCTGTGCCTGCGCCTGTGGATGGACGGGTCGAGCCAGTCGCCGCTGCTGCTGGAAGCGCCGTTCGAAAGCCTGCGCCAGCGTTGCGCGCAACTGGGCTGGAGCTGGGTGCTGGCGTCGTTGCAGCGCCTGCAAGATCTGCTGACCGCGCAGCACGCGCGTTCGACCCGCTTCGATCCTCTGCAGTTGCTCGACGCGGTCGCCGAATGCACCGCGCGCGTCGATGCCGCGCGTCAGGCCGGTCGCACGCGCGCCGACGGCGGCATCGCAACGCTGCCGGCGAGCCAGATTCTCGGGATCGGGGTCAAGGGCGAAGTCGCGCTGGATCATCTGCGCCTGGTGTCGCTGGGCGCGCAGTGCTGGCAAGACCAGGACGCGGAGGGCGTGCGGGTGTTGTTCGCCGATCCCGATACTCAGAGCGTGACCGTGCTGGAACGGCAGTGGCCGCGCGCAGATGCAACCTCGGGCGCGACGCCGACCGCGTTGATGGCGCGGCGCATCGCCGGGCAGACGCTGCGTCAGTTCGCCAGCGGACAGGTGGTCACGCGCGGGGCGAAACGTCGCGCCAACGGCGTGATCGACATCGCCGCCGGCGCCCGCCAGACCAATGTGCTGCCGCTCGCGCCGCAGTCCTGGGACCAACTGCGCGCGCCGTTGCGCCAACCCGGCGCGCGCGCGTTGAGCGCGCACCTGCGCCGCGCCTTGCCGGACTTCGTGCGTCCGCCGCAGGCGATCGAACATCTGCATGTGCTGCCGGTCGACGCGGTGCTCGACTGGGGCTGGGACGCGGCCGAACAGACCTTGCGCGCGCGCCTGCGCAGCGGCGGCGAAGAGGATGCGAGCGAGATCGATCCCGCCGATTGCCTGCGACTGGCCTTGCCGCATTCGGCCGCGGCGGTCGGCGCGGTCGATGTGCTGGCGCGGGCCTTGAGCGGGGAGTGGGGCGCGCCGCGCGCGGTCGCGGGGCTCGCGCGTCTGCAGGCCGGGCATCTGCAATTGCTGCCGCTGGCGCTGGTCACCGAACAGCGCGCGCTGGTGCTGCAGGCCGAATCGGCGCCGGCGCAAGCCTTGCCGATGCAGGCGTTCGATTACGCCGGCAGCGCTCTCGCGCATCAGGTCGAGCAGACCCGCCAGCAATTGGCGGCCTGGCTGCGGCAGGGATTGCGTCATCAGAACGCGGCCGCGCGCGAACGCATGCGCGCGTTGGCGACCGGCCTGGAACAAGCCGGCCTGCGTCGCATCGCCGGTCTGTTGAACGATGCAGTCGATGCGGTGGGCGCGGTCGATCCGGCGCGTTTGCCCGAACGCATGGCCCTGCTGGTGCTGGCGCTCGACGGGGTGTGTCGCGATGCGGTCGAGCCGGCTTGAGGCGAGCCGGTTTCAACAGGTCGGCTTGAACCGAGTCAGTCGAGTCCAGTCGGTCGAACCGATCGGGCTGAGTCGAACCGATTGGGCCGAGCATGTTGAGCGAGGAACGGGGCGAGCAATCGCCCCGTCCGATCCGCGACCGGCCTCAGCCGTGCAGCTTCTTCGCCGTTTCGGCGACCTCGCGGCCCTGGTAGCGCGCCGCATCGAGTTCGTTCTGGCTCGGCTGACGCGAGCCGTCGCCGCCGGTGATCGTGGTCGCGCCGTAGGGCGCGCCGCCGGTCACCTCGTCCAGGCGCATCTGCCCGGCGTAGCCGTAATTGAGCCCGACGACCACCATGCCGAAGTGGAGCAGGTTGGTGATGATCGAGAACAGCGTGGTTTCCTGGCCGCCGTGCTGGGTCGCGGTCGAGGTGAACGCGGCGCCGACCTTGCCGTGCAGCGCGCCCTTGGCCCACAGGCCGCCGGCCTGATCGAGGAAATTGGCCATCTGCGAACTCATGCGGCCAAAGCGCGTGCCGGTGCCGATCACGATCGCGTCGTAATGTTCCAGGTCGCCGATCTGCGCGATCGGCGCGGCCTGGTCGAGCTTGTAATGCGACTTGCGCGCGACGTCCTCGGGCACCAGTTCGGGGACGCGCTTGATATCGACCTGCGCGCCGGCTCCGCGCGCGCCTTCGGCCACGGCCTCGGCCATTTTTTCGCAGTGGCCGTAAGCGGAGTAATACAGCACCAGGACCTTCGCCATGATCGTCGCCTCGGGTTGGGGATCAACCACCAAGGCTAGGCCGGCGCGCTTGCAAATGATGTGACGACAGGCGGGAAGCGAGGCGGTCGTTCGCAGGGACGCAGCGCCGGAGCACGCGCGGTTCAAACGCCGCGGCGGGATCGCCTCTCGAGCCGTCGCCGATGCCGCGCTACCAGAACTTCAGCGACAAGATGAAGAGGTTGACCGCCAGCAGCATGATCGACAAGAGCCACGCACGCTCGCGCAAGATCAACGAAATGGCCGCGAGGATCGCGCCCGCGATCGCCAGTTCGTCGTACAGGCTCGGACCGAAGAACGTGCCGTTCCAGAGTTTCGCGGTTCTTTGCAGAAACAGCATCAATACCGCGGCCAGAAAAAAGTAGGGGATGCGTTCGGGTCTGGCCCGAGGGCGCGGTTCGTCTGGCTGGGACACGTCCATGCTTCCTTGTTTGTCGCGAATGGCCGCCGACTTGCTTATGACGCAATCTTACGCCGCATGCACGGATAATCGTTGTCCCGGGTATCCTCTTGCAGTGGCTGCGGTCCGTGCGCCGGTTGCGATGCGGTCGGCGATCTTCGCGCCAGCGATCGGGCGATTGTAATCTTCACGCGATCGGCATCCGCTCATGCATCGCCGCTCCATGACGGCGATGAGCAGGGCCGATGTTTTTTCCCCGATTGTATTGGCCCGACGACGCAGGCGATAAGCCCGTCCTTCGGGATTTACAGTCCCGATTCGCCGAAAAATCGGCAATGCCTGTA
This genomic interval carries:
- a CDS encoding SWIM zinc finger family protein; this translates as MSPRRPDLLELSVDALIALANAGFVKRALKELDEGRMPRIEELDDGAVRALYDDGQHATLAAGRSLREAVCSCPASGLCRHRVTLVLAYQRWVRDAVGEGADEAPVSDANDAVADPSGDSASAAEIAPQRWTPTEFDDAAIAAAFPAATVDLATRLAAARPVIALQAGLGDNAPNARLPMCSVRFFSRSSLLHARCDCRQGSGCEHVVLAVWAFRQWRASRDEGAEATLELQPRQHGERGDAVGFDAQAQALRDELGRLCLRLWMDGSSQSPLLLEAPFESLRQRCAQLGWSWVLASLQRLQDLLTAQHARSTRFDPLQLLDAVAECTARVDAARQAGRTRADGGIATLPASQILGIGVKGEVALDHLRLVSLGAQCWQDQDAEGVRVLFADPDTQSVTVLERQWPRADATSGATPTALMARRIAGQTLRQFASGQVVTRGAKRRANGVIDIAAGARQTNVLPLAPQSWDQLRAPLRQPGARALSAHLRRALPDFVRPPQAIEHLHVLPVDAVLDWGWDAAEQTLRARLRSGGEEDASEIDPADCLRLALPHSAAAVGAVDVLARALSGEWGAPRAVAGLARLQAGHLQLLPLALVTEQRALVLQAESAPAQALPMQAFDYAGSALAHQVEQTRQQLAAWLRQGLRHQNAAARERMRALATGLEQAGLRRIAGLLNDAVDAVGAVDPARLPERMALLVLALDGVCRDAVEPA
- the wrbA gene encoding NAD(P)H:quinone oxidoreductase, encoding MAKVLVLYYSAYGHCEKMAEAVAEGARGAGAQVDIKRVPELVPEDVARKSHYKLDQAAPIAQIGDLEHYDAIVIGTGTRFGRMSSQMANFLDQAGGLWAKGALHGKVGAAFTSTATQHGGQETTLFSIITNLLHFGMVVVGLNYGYAGQMRLDEVTGGAPYGATTITGGDGSRQPSQNELDAARYQGREVAETAKKLHG
- a CDS encoding VWA domain-containing protein; its protein translation is MSLDLPDPLQRWRLLLGEAADPSLGAPQGELAAADAALEWLYGRDPERGERGERGGLGPSALSVPDWINTVHSLFPQEVIERLERDAVERYGIDEIVTSLDVLERIEPSESLLRAVLHTKHLMNPQVLAAARKLVAEVVRRIMEKLQTQVRQSFSGTRDRRRRSSQRIARNFDFRRTVRENLHRWDPQRRRLFLDKPVFVSRSRRHSERWDIVLLIDQSGSMVDSVIHSAVMAACLWNLPGMSTRLVAFDTAVVDLTADVADPVELLMKVQLGGGTDIAKAVAYAQSRISNPARSIVVLVSDFFEGGSEYELVRRVKALVESGVKVLGLAALDPQARPAFDRDMAARLVAAGAHVGAMTPGELAAWLAEKVRA